The genomic DNA TCATCGCCTTCTCCGACCCCTACACTCAGCCCGACCCCAGCGCCTTCGTCGCCATGAACGCCGATGCTGACCTGTCGACCGGCATCATCGCCGCCCAGACCGGCACGATTCAGGCCGGCTACGTCGCCGCCGACATGCCCGACGCGACCCTGCTGGAATTCGCGACCCCCGAGGAAGCCGTTTCTGCCGTCCGCAACGGCGAGGCTGACGCCGTGCTGGCCGACAAGGCCTACCTCGTGCCCATCGCCGAGGCCGAAGCCGACCTCGATTTCGCCGGCGACGACGTGCTGATCGGCGGCGGCATCGGTCTGGGCCTGCGCCAGACCGACGCGGAACTGAAGGCGAAATTCGACACCGCCATCCAGTCCATGAAGGACGACGGCAGCCTGAACACGCTGATCACCGAAATGCTGCCCGGTTCCGCGCCGTTCTAAACCAGCTGCGCCGCGCTTCAACTGATGCGCGGCGCATCCCCTTCATCTGACAAGATAAACGCAAAAGACATCAGCCAGGGATTCCGCCGATTTTCAGCTATTGCGCAGACCCGGCCAGCCTGTCTGGCCTGACATGGCTCTCCTGCTACCTGACGACGGGCAAGCACATGGGGATCTACTGGTCCGTGGGCACCGTGCTGCTGCTTCTGGCGATCACCGCACCGCTGGCGCTGTTGCTGGGCTTCGGCGCGGCCAATGCCGCCCGCAGCCGGGTGGCACCCCTGCGCTGGTTTGGCAAAACCTACATGGCCGTCGTGCGCGGCGTGCCGGATATCGCCTTCTTCCTCTTCTTCGTCATCGCCCTCGATCAGGCGATCGAATACCTGCGGCAAAAGGTGCTCTGCCCCGACTGGACCGAACCCGTGCGGCAGGGCAACGACTTCGTCGTCTGTCCGCAGGCCAAGATGCCGCTTGGCAACGCCGCACAATGGGTGCACGAGACCTACGGATTCGGCCTTGCCGTGCTGACCTTTTCCATCGTCTTCGGCGCCTTCGCCGCCAACGTCATGTTCGGCGCGATGCGCGCCGTCCCCCGCGGCCAGCTGGAAACGGCAGAGGCCTACGGCATGTCGCGCCGTCAGGTCAATCGCCGCATCCTCGTGCCGCAGATGTGGGTCTACGCCCTGCCCGGCCTGTCGAACCTCTGGATGGTGCTGATCAAGGCCACCCCGCTGCTGTTTCTGCTGGGGGTCGAGGATATCGTCTACTGGGCGCGCGAACTGGGCGGCACGAAGACACCCAACTTCACCGACTATCCCCATAGCGACTGGCGCATGTGGTATTTCCTCGCCCTGCTGATCTTCTATCTGGCACTGACTAAGGCATCCGAAGCCGTCCTCTCGCGCATCATGGCGCGCCTGACCCGCGGTCAGGCCACCGCGGGCGGTGAAGCGCAGCGCAAGGCCGCCGCATGAGCTGCATCCAGACCATCGCGGACTACGGGTTGCGCAGCCTCGGCATCGGCGAACGGTTGCTGCCGCGCGCGGATTTCACGCTCTGCCAGCAGTTCACGCTGATTGGCTCGGGCATGATCTGGAACATCTACTTCGGCATCCTCGCCCTCGCCGCCGGCTTCCTGCTGGCGACCGCATTGGCCTTGGGCAAGGCCTCGCGCCATGCCCTGCTGCGCAAGCCCGCCGACTGGTTCATCTTCATCTTCCGCGGCTCGCCGCTCTTCATCCAGTTCTTCTTCGCGTACTTCCTGTTCCTGTCGCTGAAGGGGGCCATTCCCGCCTTCGGCCTCTTCACCTCCGCCTGGGCGGGGGCGCTGGTCGTGCTCTTCTTCAACACCGCCGCCTATTCGGCCGAGATCTTCTACGGCGCGCTCCTCTCGATCCCCAAGGGCGATACAGAGGCTGCGGACGCTTACGGCCTGTCCGGCTGGTCGCGGTTCCGCCGGGTGATCTGGCCCACCATGCTGCGCCTCGCCTGGCCCGCCTACACGAACGAAGCGATCTTTCTGTTCCACGCCACGACGCTGGTCTTCTTTTCGGGCTTTCCGGCGCTGCAGCAACGGGGCGATGCGCTCTATTACGCAAGTTACTTTGCCGATAAGACCTTCAACCCCTTCATCCCCTACCCGATCCTCGCGGGCTATTTCATCATCCTGACGCTGACGGTCATCACGATCTTCGGTGCCATCAATGCCCGCCTGAACCGCCACCTGCCCTCTGAAGCGCGCAAGAAGCTGCGGATCAGACCGCAGATCATCCGATAGCCAAGGGGGCCGGGTTGCCCCGGCCGCGCCACCGTCCTAGATTGCGCCTCATCAACAGCAGGTGATCCATGAAAATCGGAATTTTGCAGACCGGGCACGCGCCAGACGCGATGCGGCCTGAGACGGGCGACTACGCGGATCTGTTCAAGCGACTCCTTGGCGATCAGGGCTTCGACTTCGTCACATACGACGTGGTCGACATGGTCTTTCCCGACGACGTCCACGCCGCCGACGGCTGGCTGCTGACCGGATCAAAGCATGGCGCCTACGAAGACCACCCCTTCATCGCGCCGCTGGAGACCTTCATCCGCGACGCCTACGCCGCATCCGTGCCCATGGTCGGCATCTGCTTCGGCCATCAGATCATCGCACAGGCCCTTGGCGGCCGCGTTGAGAAGTTCCCCAACGGCTGGGCTGTCGGTCGGCAAACCTACGACTGGCAGGGCGAAACCGTCGCCCTGAACGCCTGGCATCAGGATCAGGTGACGCAGGCGCCACAGGATGCCACCGTCGTCGCCACCAATGATTTTTGCCGCAACGCCGCCCTCGTCTACGGCGACCGCGTGTTCACCGTGCAGGCCCACCCGGAGTTCGAGAACGCCTTTACCAAGCGCCTTGGCGACGAGCGGGGCGAGGGTGTGGTGCCCGACCCCCTGCTGGCCGCCGCCCGTGCGGTGCAGCACGAACCCATCGACAACACCCGCGTCGCCGACCAGATGGCCCGGTTCTTCAAGACGCGGAGCATCGCATGAGCTGGGTTGACGAAATCCCCGAAGCCGCGCGCCTTTACCTTGAAAACAACCGTCTGGACGAGGTCGAATGCGTCATCGCCGACCTACCCGGCATCGCCCGCGGCAAGGCCGTCCCCGCCGCCAAGTGGGACAAGCAGCCACATTTCCACCTGCCCAATTCGATCTTCTTCCAGACCATCACCGGTGAATGGGGCGAGGCCGCGGGCCCCGAAGGCTTCCTCGAACCCGACATGATCCTGCGCCCGGACCTGTCCACCGCGACCGCCGCCCCCTGGACCAAGGACGGCACCCTGCAGATCATCCACGACGCCTTTGACCAGAAGGGGCGCCCCATCGGATGCAGCCCGCGCAACGTGCTCAAACGCGTCTGCGACCTCTACAAAGCCGAAGGCTGGACACCCGTCGTGGCGCCGGAAATGGAATTCTACCTGGTGGGGCGCAACATCGACCCCGCCAAGCCGATCGAGCCGATGATGGGCCGCACCGGCCGCCCCGCCGCCGCGCGTCAGGCCTATTCCATGTCCGCCGTGGACGACTACGGCCCTGTCATCGACGACATCTACGAATACGCCGAGATTCAGGGGATCGAGATCGACGGCATCACGCAGGAAGGCGGCGCAGGACAGCTGGAAATTAACCTGCGCCACGGCGACCCGGTGAAACTCGCGGACGAGGTCTTTTTCTTCAAGCGCCTGCTGCGCGAGGCGGCCCTGAAGCACAATTGCACCGCCACCTTCATGGCCAAACCGATCGAGGGCGAGCCGGGCAGCGCCATGCACGTCCACCACTCTGTGCTGGACGCCAAGGGTCGCAACATCTTTACCGGTCCGCAAGGTGGAGAGACGGACGACTTCTTCCACTTCATCGGCGGCTTGCAGGAACACATGCCGTCGGTGATCGCCGTCATTGCCCCCTACGTGAACTCTTTCCGCCGCTACGTCCGCGACCACGCCGCCCCGATCAACCTCGAATGGGGCCGCGACAACCGCACGACCGGCATCCGCATCCCGATCAGCCCGCCAGAGGCGCGGCGCGTGGAAAATCGCCTCGCGGGCATGGACTGCAACCCTTATCTCTGCATCGCGGCATCGCTCGCCTGCGGCTACCTCGGCATGAAGAACGAAATCTGGCCCGACAAGCGGTTCCGGGGCGACGCCTATACCTCGGAGGATGAAATCCCGCAGGGCCTCTATGCCGCCCTCGAACTTTTCGACGGGGCCAAGGCCATTCACGCGGTGCTGGGCGAGGAATTCGCCCGCGTCTATTCGATCGTGAAACACGCGGAATACAACGAGTTCCTGCAGGTCATCAGCCCATGGGAACGCGAACATCTGCTTTTGAATGTCTGACCGGCTGAAACGAAATGTGCTGGTGGCGCTCGGCTTCGTGTTCTGCCTCGGCGCACTTGCGATGGCCGTGCAACGCACATGGGAGGACGTGCAGCCTGTGACGGTGACCGAATGAACCCGCTCTATCGCAACGACGCCCCCGGCCAATACCCCGACAGCTGGTACGCCGCCACCACCGACCTGCCCCCGCAACGCCGCGACCTGCGCGGGCGGCACACCGCGGACGTCTGCATCGTCGGGGCAGGCTATACCGGGCTGACGGCGGCCCTGCGACTGGCACAGGCGGGGCGCAAGGTCATCGTCCTGGACGCGCACCGCGCGGGCTTTGGCGCGTCCGGGCGCAACGGCGGGCAGGTCGGATCGGGTTACAACTGGCATCAGATCGACCTTGCGAAAAAGCTCGGCAACGGTCCCGCCCGCGCGCTGTGGGACGCGGCAGAGCAGGCCAAATCCGACCTCCACGATCTTCTGACCACCCATGCGCCACAGGCGCGCTGGACCCCCGGCGTGGCCTTCGGCACCTACAAGGACGGCGAATGCCGCGCCCTGCACGCCGAGGCGAACTACGTCTCGCGCACCTACGGCTATGACAAGATCACGCTGCTGGACCGCGCCGGGCTGCGCGATGTCGTCAATACGGAGGCCTACGCCGGCGGCTGGCTGGACATGGGCGCCGCCCATATCCACCCGCTGCGCTATGCCGTGGGCCTGGCTGCCGCAGCAGAGGCGGCGGGCGTCATCATTCACGAGGGGTCAGAGGTTCACCACGTCAGCAAAGGCACGCCGGTCAAGGTGCAGACCGGACGCGGCCACGTCGTGGCGGATCACGTCATCCTTGCCGGCAACGGCTATCTGCCCGACCTGAACCGCACTGTCGCGGCACGGGTGATGCCGATCAATTCCTTCATCGGGGCCACCGAACCGCTGGGCGATCTGGCGGATCAGATATTGACCCGCGACGTCGCCGTCGCCGACGCCAAATTCGTCGTGAACTACTTCCGCCTGTCAGAGGATCGCCGCCTGCTGTTCGGCGGCCGCGAGAGTTACTCGCTCGGCTATCCTGCCGATATCTCGGGTGCGCTGCATGCGCGGATGGTGTCCCTGTTCCCGCAACTGGCGCATGTCCGGCTGGACCACGTCTGGGGCGGCACGCTGGGCATCACCATGACCCGCCTGCCCGCGCTGCAGCGCGTCTCTGCCGGGATCCTGTCGGGTGCTGGCTTTTCGGGCCACGGCGTGGCCCTGTCCGGCTTCGCCGGGCGCGTCATGGCCGAGGCGATCATCGGCCAGACCGACCGCTTCGACGTGATGGCCAAGCTGCCGGTCCCGAACTTTCCGGGCGGTGCGCGGTTCCGCGCCCCGCTGCTGACGCTGGCCATGACATGGTATGCCCTGCGCGACCGTCTGGGCGTCTGACCGATCAGCCGCCCTCTGCCGCGCGGCCCAACAGGACGATCAGCGCACCCAGTACCGCCAGCGCAGCCCAGCCCGCAGCGCGCCGCCTGCGCCCCCGGCCCCACGAGGTCTGCGCGGCAACAACGGCCTGAATCGTGTAATACAGCGCAAAGGCGCGGCTGGCGTAGGCGATGATCTGAAACACGTCCATCGTCCAGGTCATCACGATTCCCGCCGTCACCAGCAGCGCATATCCCATCCGCGGCGCGATCCGCCCGCGCGAGACTTCTTTCAGCAAACCGCCCGACCCGCTGGTATCCGCCACCGCCGCGCTGAACTGCGCCGCCAGCGCCGCCGCGACCAGCAGCAGCGGCAGCACAGGGGCGACTTCGACCATCAGGTCGATGATCGCGGTTTCAGAGATCGTGTAATCCGACGCCGGAAACAGCGGCACCAGCAGCACGATATAAACCATGTAGATCGCCGTCGCCGTCAGCTGCGCCAGCTTCATCGACCGGATCCGCATCGCGGGGCTGTAGCTGTCGCCCAGAAACCGGGACGTCTCGAACCCCTGCACGGTCACGATCAGACCGAAGGCGAGCGTGATTGCGGGCCATGCGGTCAGCGTCGGCGGGTTGACGATCAGCGCACCCGTGCCTGCCGTGCTGGCAAAGGCCAGCGCCAGTCCCACCAGTAGCCCCGCAATGATCGCAAGCTTCACGCCGACGGACACCTGCTCCATCCGTTCCAGCGCCGAAAACCCCTTGGTCCAGCCGACGGTCAGGATCAGCAGATAGACCGCCGTCGTGACACCCCGCGCGGCGAGCGTGGTGTCGAACGGCGTCAGGCTGACCCCGAAGGCGCCGAACAGGTTCAGGTAATAGGCGACCGAGATCACATAGGCGAAGGCCAGCACGACAGAGGCCACCTGATCCAGCTGCGGCGACGGGCGCGGGTCCGCGATGCTTTGCCGGATTGCGGCACCGAAACACCAGGCCACCGCGTTCAACAGCGCCATCACCGCGATCGCCCAGATGCCGTAGGACGCGCCCAGCAACGGCCCCAGCACCAGAAATCCGCTGCCGATGATCGACGCCAGGGGCGTCGTCGTGGCCCGCCACAGCGGTGCGGCGGACACGCGGGGCCACAACAGCAAAAGCGCCACCGCCACGACAGCGGCGATGACGGCGATGTTCAGCACCATGTCGGGGTGACCTTACTTGCCCAGCTTGGACAGCTTGTCCTGCATCTCGGCCAGTTGCGCCTTGATCGTTTCCAGATCATCGGCAGGCTTCTGTGCGCTCGGCTCGCGCGACACGCCGGGGATCATGCCACCGGTCATCGCCTTGAAGAAGGCCGCTTGCTGCGTCCGCATGGCGTCGAAACCCGGCATGTTCAGCAGCGGGTTCGTCTTGGACATGTTCTCCATCGCCTTGCTCTGCCCATCGCGCAGCATCTCGAAGCTGGCGGTCAGGAATTGCGGCACGACCGATGCGGCCTGACTGGTATAGCTGCGCACGAGGTCGGTCAAAAGATCGACGCCCAGCACGCTTTCGCCACGGCTTTCGTGTTCCGCAATGATCTGCAGCAGGTATTGCCGCGTCAGATCATCGCCGGTCTTGAGGTCGACGATCTGCACCTCGCGCCCCGCGCGGATGAACTTGGCGATATCCTCCAGCGTGACGTAGTCGCTGGTTTCCGTGTTATAAAGACGGCGGCTGGCGTAGCGCTTGATCAGCAGCGGTTTGTCGGTGGCGGCCACGATATGCCCTCCCAAGCATGATGCAGTGCAGCGATGCTATGCCGCAAGTGCACGATAGACAAGCCAAACCCTGCAACGCAAAAGGCGCGCCCCCTTTGTAGGGGGACGCGCCGTGTCTACTCGTCAAACCGATCCGCTTACTTGGCTGCGGTGGTGGCCTTCTTGGCGGCGTTGGTCATTTCGTCCTGCGCCTTCTTCGCGGCGGCGGTCATGTCCTCGGACATGTCCTTGCCAGCGGCCATCATCAGTTCCAGCGTCTGCGTCTGGACCTTCTTCG from Loktanella sp. M215 includes the following:
- a CDS encoding transporter substrate-binding domain-containing protein, with amino-acid sequence MKLILTAAALSLLAGSAMAQDVVRMGTEGAYPPYNFINDAGEVDGFERVLGDELCKRAALTCTWVTNDWDSIIPNLVSGNYDVIMAGMSITPERQEVIAFSDPYTQPDPSAFVAMNADADLSTGIIAAQTGTIQAGYVAADMPDATLLEFATPEEAVSAVRNGEADAVLADKAYLVPIAEAEADLDFAGDDVLIGGGIGLGLRQTDAELKAKFDTAIQSMKDDGSLNTLITEMLPGSAPF
- a CDS encoding ABC transporter permease — translated: MFSYCADPASLSGLTWLSCYLTTGKHMGIYWSVGTVLLLLAITAPLALLLGFGAANAARSRVAPLRWFGKTYMAVVRGVPDIAFFLFFVIALDQAIEYLRQKVLCPDWTEPVRQGNDFVVCPQAKMPLGNAAQWVHETYGFGLAVLTFSIVFGAFAANVMFGAMRAVPRGQLETAEAYGMSRRQVNRRILVPQMWVYALPGLSNLWMVLIKATPLLFLLGVEDIVYWARELGGTKTPNFTDYPHSDWRMWYFLALLIFYLALTKASEAVLSRIMARLTRGQATAGGEAQRKAAA
- a CDS encoding ABC transporter permease, producing the protein MSCIQTIADYGLRSLGIGERLLPRADFTLCQQFTLIGSGMIWNIYFGILALAAGFLLATALALGKASRHALLRKPADWFIFIFRGSPLFIQFFFAYFLFLSLKGAIPAFGLFTSAWAGALVVLFFNTAAYSAEIFYGALLSIPKGDTEAADAYGLSGWSRFRRVIWPTMLRLAWPAYTNEAIFLFHATTLVFFSGFPALQQRGDALYYASYFADKTFNPFIPYPILAGYFIILTLTVITIFGAINARLNRHLPSEARKKLRIRPQIIR
- a CDS encoding type 1 glutamine amidotransferase, with translation MKIGILQTGHAPDAMRPETGDYADLFKRLLGDQGFDFVTYDVVDMVFPDDVHAADGWLLTGSKHGAYEDHPFIAPLETFIRDAYAASVPMVGICFGHQIIAQALGGRVEKFPNGWAVGRQTYDWQGETVALNAWHQDQVTQAPQDATVVATNDFCRNAALVYGDRVFTVQAHPEFENAFTKRLGDERGEGVVPDPLLAAARAVQHEPIDNTRVADQMARFFKTRSIA
- a CDS encoding glutamine synthetase family protein — encoded protein: MSWVDEIPEAARLYLENNRLDEVECVIADLPGIARGKAVPAAKWDKQPHFHLPNSIFFQTITGEWGEAAGPEGFLEPDMILRPDLSTATAAPWTKDGTLQIIHDAFDQKGRPIGCSPRNVLKRVCDLYKAEGWTPVVAPEMEFYLVGRNIDPAKPIEPMMGRTGRPAAARQAYSMSAVDDYGPVIDDIYEYAEIQGIEIDGITQEGGAGQLEINLRHGDPVKLADEVFFFKRLLREAALKHNCTATFMAKPIEGEPGSAMHVHHSVLDAKGRNIFTGPQGGETDDFFHFIGGLQEHMPSVIAVIAPYVNSFRRYVRDHAAPINLEWGRDNRTTGIRIPISPPEARRVENRLAGMDCNPYLCIAASLACGYLGMKNEIWPDKRFRGDAYTSEDEIPQGLYAALELFDGAKAIHAVLGEEFARVYSIVKHAEYNEFLQVISPWEREHLLLNV
- a CDS encoding NAD(P)/FAD-dependent oxidoreductase, coding for MNPLYRNDAPGQYPDSWYAATTDLPPQRRDLRGRHTADVCIVGAGYTGLTAALRLAQAGRKVIVLDAHRAGFGASGRNGGQVGSGYNWHQIDLAKKLGNGPARALWDAAEQAKSDLHDLLTTHAPQARWTPGVAFGTYKDGECRALHAEANYVSRTYGYDKITLLDRAGLRDVVNTEAYAGGWLDMGAAHIHPLRYAVGLAAAAEAAGVIIHEGSEVHHVSKGTPVKVQTGRGHVVADHVILAGNGYLPDLNRTVAARVMPINSFIGATEPLGDLADQILTRDVAVADAKFVVNYFRLSEDRRLLFGGRESYSLGYPADISGALHARMVSLFPQLAHVRLDHVWGGTLGITMTRLPALQRVSAGILSGAGFSGHGVALSGFAGRVMAEAIIGQTDRFDVMAKLPVPNFPGGARFRAPLLTLAMTWYALRDRLGV
- the phaR gene encoding polyhydroxyalkanoate synthesis repressor PhaR, which produces MAATDKPLLIKRYASRRLYNTETSDYVTLEDIAKFIRAGREVQIVDLKTGDDLTRQYLLQIIAEHESRGESVLGVDLLTDLVRSYTSQAASVVPQFLTASFEMLRDGQSKAMENMSKTNPLLNMPGFDAMRTQQAAFFKAMTGGMIPGVSREPSAQKPADDLETIKAQLAEMQDKLSKLGK